A part of Mycolicibacterium sp. TUM20985 genomic DNA contains:
- a CDS encoding TfoX/Sxy family protein, giving the protein MAYDEELANRVRELFAAVGGVEEKRMFGGLAFLVGGNMAVCVSGSGGLMVRVPAEQTDALTARDHVEPMIMGGKETRGWIRVTTDGLTTTRRLGAWVDRGTAYASSLPAK; this is encoded by the coding sequence ATGGCCTACGACGAGGAGCTGGCCAACCGCGTCCGTGAACTCTTCGCCGCCGTGGGTGGGGTCGAGGAGAAGCGGATGTTCGGCGGGCTGGCGTTCCTCGTCGGGGGCAACATGGCGGTGTGCGTCAGCGGTAGCGGTGGGTTGATGGTTCGCGTCCCCGCCGAGCAGACCGACGCACTGACCGCACGCGACCACGTCGAACCAATGATCATGGGCGGCAAGGAGACCCGAGGCTGGATCAGGGTGACCACCGACGGGCTGACGACTACGCGCCGCCTGGGTGCCTGGGTCGACCGCGGTACCGCCTACGCCTCCAGCCTGCCCGCCAAGTAG
- a CDS encoding SulP family inorganic anion transporter — protein MLQGKQHRDPADAGRLSALSERFAPVVRYDLPASLVVFLVALPLSLGIAIASGAPAMAGLIAAVVGGVVAGALGGSPLQVSGPAAGLTVIVAGLVAEFGWKVTCAITVAAGVLQVLFGVSRIARAALAISPVVVHAMLAGIGLTIVLQQVHVLLGGDSQSSAWRNVLELPNQLFGADRPGLIVGALVIVILVGWRWVPKRINKIPGPLVAIVAATAVAMVFALDVERVTLDGSLLDAIALPGLPDGNWGAFATGVLTVALIASVESLLSAVSVDRMQNGPRTNFDRELVGQGTANIASGALGGLPVTGVIVRSSANVAAGAKTRASGIMHGIWVLVFALPFAGLVEAVPMAALAGLLIVIGFQLVKRAHIETAKRTGDIAVYAVTIVGVVFLNLLEGVLIGLALSIALTVWRVVRTRIVAEPADDGTWRVVIEGSCSFLSLPRLTGVLASVPPGTKATVELSVDFIDHAAHEAIDDWRRQHCAGGGTVDIRQLGSVEMASALDGPPVRDIQAVDVRAGVMPWSSWQGEVTNGQRSEGDSSAVLNGLAIYQRRTASHMRPHLEKLAHAQEPETLFITCTDSRIVPNVITSSGPGDLFTVRNVGNLVPADHRDPSVEAAIAFAVEKLDVSSIVVCGHSSCGAMHTLLGGKAPRSPGEQHLSTWLAYGNPTLGAFDGGDHPVARAAAEAGFGPVDQLSMVNVALQVETLVRHPLVVDPHRRGTLEVFGVFYDIASAVVLRITTTGVDSFELAANPA, from the coding sequence ATCTTGCAAGGCAAACAACATCGTGATCCTGCGGATGCGGGTCGACTAAGCGCGCTCTCCGAGCGATTTGCTCCCGTAGTGCGATATGACCTGCCCGCCTCGCTGGTGGTCTTCCTCGTCGCGCTGCCACTGTCTCTGGGCATCGCGATCGCCTCCGGTGCGCCGGCGATGGCGGGTCTGATCGCCGCCGTGGTGGGTGGCGTCGTCGCGGGCGCGCTCGGCGGATCACCGCTTCAGGTCAGCGGTCCTGCGGCGGGCCTCACGGTCATCGTGGCCGGTCTGGTCGCCGAGTTCGGTTGGAAGGTGACCTGCGCCATCACCGTGGCGGCAGGTGTTCTCCAGGTGCTGTTCGGTGTGAGCCGGATCGCCCGCGCGGCCCTGGCGATTTCACCGGTCGTGGTCCACGCGATGCTCGCCGGGATCGGCCTCACGATCGTCCTACAACAAGTCCACGTATTGCTGGGCGGCGACTCACAGAGTTCGGCTTGGCGCAACGTGCTCGAACTGCCGAACCAATTGTTCGGCGCCGACCGGCCGGGTCTCATCGTCGGTGCGCTGGTCATCGTCATTCTGGTGGGGTGGCGCTGGGTACCGAAGCGCATCAACAAGATTCCGGGGCCGCTCGTCGCGATCGTCGCGGCGACCGCGGTGGCCATGGTGTTCGCGCTCGACGTCGAGCGTGTCACGCTGGATGGGTCGCTGCTCGACGCCATCGCGCTGCCGGGCCTGCCGGACGGTAACTGGGGCGCCTTCGCCACCGGTGTGCTCACCGTCGCTCTGATCGCGAGCGTCGAGAGCCTGCTGTCCGCGGTGTCGGTCGACCGGATGCAGAACGGTCCGCGCACGAACTTCGACCGCGAACTAGTCGGCCAGGGAACGGCGAACATTGCGTCCGGCGCCCTGGGCGGCCTCCCCGTCACCGGGGTCATCGTGCGGAGCTCGGCGAACGTGGCCGCCGGGGCCAAGACCCGGGCGTCGGGAATCATGCACGGCATCTGGGTGCTGGTCTTCGCTCTCCCGTTCGCGGGGCTCGTCGAGGCCGTTCCCATGGCGGCACTCGCCGGTCTGCTGATCGTGATCGGGTTCCAGTTGGTCAAACGCGCACACATCGAGACGGCCAAGCGCACGGGCGACATCGCCGTCTACGCGGTCACCATCGTCGGTGTCGTCTTCCTCAACCTCCTCGAGGGCGTGTTGATCGGCCTCGCGCTATCGATCGCGCTGACGGTGTGGCGGGTGGTCCGCACCCGGATCGTGGCCGAACCCGCCGATGACGGCACGTGGCGCGTCGTCATCGAAGGCTCGTGCAGTTTCCTGTCGCTGCCGCGGCTCACCGGTGTACTCGCCTCGGTGCCGCCGGGAACCAAGGCGACGGTCGAGCTGTCGGTGGACTTCATCGACCATGCCGCGCACGAGGCGATCGACGATTGGCGCCGCCAGCACTGCGCAGGCGGTGGCACCGTGGACATTCGCCAACTGGGCTCCGTCGAGATGGCCAGCGCACTGGATGGTCCGCCGGTGCGCGACATCCAGGCCGTCGACGTACGCGCCGGCGTCATGCCGTGGAGCTCGTGGCAGGGCGAGGTCACGAATGGTCAACGCAGTGAGGGGGATTCGTCTGCGGTGCTGAACGGGTTGGCGATCTACCAGCGTCGAACGGCATCCCACATGCGCCCCCACCTGGAGAAGCTCGCCCACGCGCAGGAGCCGGAGACGCTGTTCATCACCTGCACCGACTCGCGGATCGTGCCCAATGTCATCACGAGTAGCGGACCCGGTGACCTGTTCACGGTGCGCAACGTCGGAAACCTGGTGCCGGCCGATCATCGGGATCCGTCGGTGGAGGCTGCCATCGCGTTCGCGGTCGAGAAGCTCGACGTCTCGTCGATCGTGGTGTGTGGGCACTCCAGCTGCGGGGCAATGCACACCCTGCTCGGGGGCAAGGCGCCGCGCAGCCCCGGTGAGCAGCACCTGTCGACCTGGCTGGCGTACGGCAATCCCACCCTCGGGGCGTTCGACGGCGGCGACCACCCGGTGGCCCGCGCGGCAGCCGAGGCCGGCTTCGGTCCGGTGGATCAGTTGAGCATGGTCAATGTGGCGCTGCAGGTCGAGACCCTCGTCCGTCATCCGCTCGTCGTCGACCCGCACCGGCGAGGGACGCTCGAGGTCTTCGGGGTGTTCTACGACATCGCCAGCGCGGTCGTCCTGCGCATCACGACCACCGGCGTCGACTCCTTCGAGCTGGCGGCGAACCCCGCGTGA
- a CDS encoding response regulator transcription factor, with protein sequence MTSETRRAQPRSAILGKLPPMRRLDGSPIKVLLVDDERALTNLVTMALRYEGWEVEVAHDGRQAIDKFSGTDPDILVLDIMLPDVDGLQILQRIRAQPGYTPVLFLTARDSVSDRVTGLTAGADDYLTKPFNLEELVARLRGLLRRGAEVTPAEDEVLRIGDLVLDGASHEVTRGGERIELTTTEFDLLRYLMRHHGRALNREEILEKVWNYSFGGRTSIVDLYISYLRKKLHAGHVPMIHTIRGVGYQLRAPS encoded by the coding sequence ATGACGTCCGAGACCCGACGTGCCCAACCCAGGTCCGCAATTCTGGGCAAGCTCCCGCCCATGCGCCGGCTCGACGGATCACCGATCAAGGTTCTGCTCGTCGACGACGAACGCGCGCTCACCAACTTGGTGACGATGGCCCTTCGCTACGAAGGATGGGAAGTCGAGGTGGCCCACGACGGCCGCCAGGCCATCGACAAGTTCTCCGGCACCGATCCCGACATCCTGGTGCTCGACATCATGCTTCCCGATGTCGACGGGCTGCAGATCCTGCAGCGCATCCGTGCCCAGCCCGGGTACACGCCGGTGCTCTTCCTCACCGCCCGGGACTCGGTCAGCGACCGGGTGACGGGGCTCACCGCAGGCGCCGACGACTACCTGACCAAGCCCTTCAACCTGGAGGAATTGGTCGCGCGGCTCCGTGGTCTGCTTCGCCGCGGTGCCGAGGTCACGCCTGCGGAGGACGAAGTACTTCGCATCGGTGACCTCGTCCTCGACGGCGCCAGCCACGAGGTCACCCGCGGTGGTGAGCGCATCGAACTCACCACGACTGAGTTCGACCTGCTGCGCTACCTCATGCGCCACCATGGTCGTGCGCTGAACCGCGAGGAGATCCTCGAGAAGGTGTGGAACTACTCGTTCGGTGGGCGCACCAGCATCGTCGATCTCTACATCTCGTACCTGAGAAAGAAGCTGCACGCCGGCCACGTGCCGATGATCCACACGATCCGTGGTGTGGGATATCAACTCCGGGCCCCCAGTTGA
- a CDS encoding helicase HerA domain-containing protein, giving the protein MDPREREALSSLRLSWAPTADDLWHAQGALHVPGFNDKALDEVMSAFGDAGREQQSSPLGVVVQGPAGSGKTHLLGQVRERVQDAGGFFFVVELLDATSFWESARSSILRSLNRPAKGRETQLKELLYQLCSVAHVSRVDRKAIIGDDPLTPEVLTSFVNALRTADPATVGQTRHTLRALVLSGALDFDVQDVGQAYLNSAEDVDDSGRREWSLGVSTLSPQELVRDISWLVALAGPSVLAIDQIDTLLAQGADRADPAARAGGAVDNSDVEHVAHGLMSIRQNMRRTAAVVACLPTAWESIRLRATATVSDRFREATKLQGLPSPDIGRAILERRFTASYRAIGFTPPYPSWPILPSAFDDAPDYTPRMLLKRADTHVRSCLDRDVVGELAHLHAPSVVDAPVDQPSADAGTELDRRFADYRRRAVGAAALDPEGEDTTVPSLLSAALDAWITERGDTEQSFRLDPPPPARQAHLHGRLRQSLDAGGDDERHWGFRAIAATHAGAAQSRIRNAYAAAGFGTNLNKRKLFLLRNTPWPSGVKTAALVADFEAAGGRTLALSEDDLRTLSALRDLIVDNDPGLPGWLQARKPAHGLSFLRHALGEGAGPMPDPPTVHEPDPAPETEAAGPLPREHSPTAITLGTDDTTGEPLSVNLLALRKHTAIFAGSGSGKTVLIRRLVEECALRGVSSIVLDPNNDLARLGEPWPEPPQGWNVADTPRADEYLDNTDVVVWTPGRAGGRPLSFQPLPDFASVADDRDEYHEAVESAFAALESHALITGKTPKANQSRAVLRESLQWYGRQPSPTLRGFLAALADLPDGVSVIANAGERAAELGQNLRAAMVNDPMFGGDGTPADPGILLTPPPGYRARVSVISLVGLPNDQQKAGFVSQLQMALFAWIKRNPAGDRPLGGLLVMDEAQNFAPSGRSTVSLQSTLALSSQARKYGLGLVFATQSPRGLHNNIPGNSATQFYGLLNSPNQITVAQEFARVKGGYVSDISRLRAGNFYAALEGTAFHKITTPWCLSQHPHSPLTTEEVLDLARRPLRDKDRRS; this is encoded by the coding sequence ATGGATCCACGCGAGAGGGAGGCCCTGAGCTCATTGCGGCTGTCGTGGGCGCCGACCGCCGACGACCTGTGGCACGCCCAAGGCGCTCTGCACGTGCCCGGCTTCAACGACAAGGCCCTCGACGAGGTGATGTCCGCGTTCGGCGACGCCGGCCGCGAGCAGCAGTCCAGCCCGCTCGGCGTCGTCGTGCAGGGCCCGGCCGGTTCGGGAAAGACCCACCTGCTCGGGCAGGTGCGCGAACGGGTCCAGGACGCCGGCGGATTCTTCTTCGTCGTCGAGCTACTCGACGCCACCAGCTTCTGGGAGTCCGCTCGCAGCAGCATCCTTCGCAGTTTGAACCGACCCGCCAAGGGCCGGGAGACGCAGCTCAAGGAGCTGCTCTACCAGCTGTGCTCGGTGGCGCACGTGTCCCGGGTGGACCGCAAGGCCATCATCGGCGACGACCCCCTGACCCCCGAGGTGTTGACCTCGTTCGTCAACGCGCTGCGCACCGCAGACCCGGCGACGGTCGGACAGACGCGCCACACCCTTCGCGCGCTGGTGCTGTCCGGGGCACTGGACTTCGACGTCCAGGACGTCGGGCAGGCGTATCTCAACTCTGCCGAGGACGTCGACGACTCCGGGCGCCGGGAGTGGTCCCTCGGGGTGTCGACCCTGTCCCCGCAGGAACTGGTGCGCGACATCTCGTGGCTCGTCGCGCTGGCCGGTCCGTCGGTGTTGGCGATCGACCAGATCGACACCCTTCTCGCCCAGGGCGCCGATCGCGCCGACCCGGCTGCGCGGGCCGGCGGGGCCGTCGACAACAGCGACGTGGAACACGTTGCGCACGGGCTGATGTCGATCCGGCAGAACATGCGCCGGACCGCCGCGGTGGTGGCGTGTCTGCCCACCGCGTGGGAGTCGATCCGCCTGCGCGCCACCGCGACCGTCTCCGACCGGTTCCGCGAGGCGACGAAGCTTCAGGGCCTGCCGAGCCCGGACATCGGTCGCGCCATCCTGGAGCGGCGATTCACCGCCAGCTACCGAGCGATCGGCTTCACGCCGCCGTACCCGAGCTGGCCGATCCTTCCGTCGGCGTTCGACGACGCCCCGGACTACACACCCCGCATGCTGCTCAAGCGCGCCGACACCCACGTCAGGAGCTGTCTGGACCGCGACGTCGTCGGCGAGTTGGCGCACCTGCATGCACCGTCGGTGGTGGACGCGCCAGTAGATCAGCCGTCCGCCGACGCAGGCACCGAGCTGGACCGCCGGTTCGCCGACTACCGGCGACGGGCGGTCGGTGCGGCCGCGCTCGATCCCGAGGGCGAGGACACCACGGTGCCGAGCCTGCTGTCCGCTGCCCTCGACGCCTGGATCACCGAACGGGGTGACACCGAGCAGTCGTTCCGGCTCGACCCGCCACCTCCGGCCCGGCAGGCGCATCTGCACGGTCGGCTTCGGCAGAGCCTGGATGCCGGGGGCGACGACGAGCGGCATTGGGGTTTCCGCGCGATCGCCGCCACGCATGCCGGCGCCGCGCAGAGCCGAATTAGGAATGCTTACGCCGCAGCGGGTTTCGGCACGAACCTGAACAAGCGCAAGCTCTTCCTCCTGCGCAACACGCCATGGCCCAGCGGCGTCAAGACCGCCGCCCTGGTCGCCGACTTCGAGGCGGCGGGCGGTCGCACGCTCGCCCTGTCGGAGGACGACCTGCGCACCCTGTCGGCGTTGCGGGATCTGATCGTGGACAACGATCCCGGGCTACCCGGATGGTTGCAGGCGCGCAAACCCGCCCACGGGCTGAGCTTCCTGCGGCATGCCCTCGGCGAGGGCGCCGGGCCCATGCCCGATCCGCCAACGGTGCACGAACCGGACCCCGCGCCCGAAACCGAGGCCGCCGGGCCGCTACCGCGGGAGCACTCCCCCACCGCCATCACGTTGGGCACCGACGACACCACGGGTGAACCGTTGAGCGTGAACCTGCTCGCGTTGCGCAAGCACACCGCGATCTTCGCGGGCTCGGGGTCGGGCAAGACCGTGCTCATTCGGCGGCTCGTCGAGGAGTGCGCCCTGCGTGGCGTGTCGTCGATCGTCCTGGACCCGAACAACGACCTCGCCCGCCTCGGCGAGCCGTGGCCCGAGCCGCCGCAAGGGTGGAACGTCGCCGATACTCCGCGTGCCGACGAGTACCTGGACAACACCGACGTCGTGGTGTGGACTCCGGGGCGGGCCGGCGGCAGACCCCTGTCGTTTCAACCGCTCCCGGACTTCGCCAGCGTGGCCGACGACCGCGACGAGTATCACGAAGCCGTCGAATCCGCTTTCGCCGCACTGGAATCCCACGCCCTCATCACGGGTAAGACGCCCAAGGCCAACCAGTCCCGGGCGGTCTTGCGGGAGTCGCTGCAGTGGTACGGGCGCCAACCGTCGCCGACCCTGCGCGGCTTCCTCGCGGCGCTGGCCGACCTGCCCGACGGCGTCAGCGTGATCGCCAATGCCGGCGAACGGGCCGCCGAGCTCGGTCAGAACCTGCGGGCGGCAATGGTCAACGATCCGATGTTCGGCGGTGACGGCACGCCCGCCGATCCCGGGATACTGCTTACGCCGCCGCCCGGCTATCGCGCCAGGGTGTCGGTGATCAGCCTGGTCGGTTTGCCGAACGACCAGCAGAAGGCGGGTTTCGTCAGCCAGCTGCAGATGGCGCTGTTCGCGTGGATCAAGCGCAACCCCGCGGGCGATCGACCCCTTGGCGGACTGCTCGTAATGGACGAGGCGCAGAACTTTGCGCCGTCGGGGCGTAGCACGGTGTCACTGCAGAGCACGTTGGCGTTGTCGTCGCAGGCCCGCAAGTACGGGCTGGGCCTGGTGTTCGCCACGCAGTCCCCGCGAGGGCTGCACAACAACATTCCTGGCAACTCCGCCACGCAGTTCTACGGGCTGCTCAACTCGCCCAACCAGATCACGGTCGCCCAGGAATTCGCTCGCGTCAAGGGCGGGTACGTGTCGGACATCAGCAGACTGCGGGCGGGCAATTTCTACGCCGCGCTCGAAGGCACCGCATTCCACAAGATCACCACACCCTGGTGTCTCTCGCAGCATCCCCACAGTCCGCTCACCACCGAAGAGGTCTTGGACCTGGCCCGACGACCGTTGCGAGACAAGGATCGACGGTCGTGA
- a CDS encoding SDR family oxidoreductase encodes MTTPVQLEKVVAITGASSGIGEATARLLAGRGARVVLGARRADRLDRLASELRQRGAHVLVEPTDVTRRPDLERLVSRAVDEFGRLDVLVSNAGIAHLGPVIDGDVDGWSTMIDVNLRGVLYGVAAAMPVFQRQGSGHFVTTVSTAGLKIVPTMAAYAATKNAVRTFMEALRQESTDGVVRTTSISPGYVRTELHTQDFGIPADAVARAIAFAIEQPPDVEIGDITIRPTVQG; translated from the coding sequence ATGACCACACCAGTTCAGCTCGAGAAGGTCGTGGCGATCACCGGAGCCAGTAGCGGCATCGGGGAGGCGACCGCCCGGCTGTTGGCGGGGCGGGGAGCCAGGGTGGTGCTCGGAGCGCGCCGGGCCGATCGCTTGGACCGCCTCGCCTCCGAGCTGCGGCAGCGGGGTGCCCACGTGCTCGTCGAGCCGACGGACGTGACCCGACGACCCGATCTGGAGCGACTCGTCAGCCGGGCGGTGGACGAGTTCGGCAGGCTCGACGTGCTCGTCTCCAACGCCGGCATCGCGCACCTTGGCCCGGTGATCGACGGCGATGTCGACGGCTGGTCGACGATGATCGACGTCAACCTCCGCGGCGTGCTCTACGGCGTCGCCGCCGCCATGCCGGTGTTCCAACGCCAGGGCAGCGGCCACTTCGTCACGACGGTCTCGACGGCCGGCCTCAAGATCGTGCCCACGATGGCCGCCTATGCGGCGACGAAGAACGCCGTGCGCACCTTCATGGAGGCGCTCCGCCAAGAGTCCACCGACGGTGTGGTGCGCACGACCTCGATCTCTCCGGGGTACGTCCGCACTGAACTCCACACCCAAGACTTCGGCATCCCGGCCGACGCCGTCGCGAGAGCCATCGCCTTCGCGATCGAGCAGCCGCCCGACGTCGAGATCGGCGACATCACCATCCGCCCCACCGTTCAGGGTTAG
- a CDS encoding HhH-GDP family DNA glycosylase gives MATSDSSQNDTANRLLKVAGKTYADEAGITMKDTPMPLFQLLVLCMLASKPIDAGIAVEAARELFHAGLRTPDAVLDAERQTMIDAFGRASYARYDESSATRLVEMARLVRDDFDGDLRKLAEAADGDAAKAATLLQRFKGIGATGADIFLREVQDTWTWVRPRFDDRALDAAKRLGLPTDPQELSRLATGGNAQLAAALVRAALDDDVRAAVTG, from the coding sequence ATGGCCACCAGCGACTCCAGCCAGAACGACACCGCGAATCGACTCCTCAAGGTGGCGGGTAAGACCTACGCCGACGAGGCAGGTATCACGATGAAGGACACGCCGATGCCGCTGTTCCAGTTGCTGGTGCTGTGCATGCTGGCCAGCAAGCCGATCGATGCGGGCATCGCGGTCGAGGCCGCTCGCGAGCTGTTCCACGCCGGTCTCCGCACGCCCGACGCCGTGCTCGACGCCGAGCGCCAGACGATGATCGACGCCTTCGGCCGCGCGAGCTATGCCCGCTACGACGAGAGTTCGGCGACGCGGCTGGTCGAGATGGCGCGGCTGGTCCGCGACGACTTCGACGGCGACCTACGCAAGTTGGCCGAGGCCGCCGACGGGGACGCTGCCAAGGCGGCCACGCTGCTTCAGCGCTTCAAGGGCATTGGCGCGACGGGCGCCGACATCTTCCTGCGTGAGGTGCAGGACACCTGGACGTGGGTTCGGCCGCGCTTCGACGACCGTGCCCTGGATGCCGCGAAGCGCCTCGGCCTGCCGACCGATCCGCAGGAGTTGAGCCGGCTCGCCACGGGCGGCAACGCCCAACTGGCCGCGGCGCTGGTGCGCGCCGCCCTCGACGATGACGTGCGGGCCGCCGTGACCGGCTGA
- the lon gene encoding endopeptidase La has translation MSESIAVPVLFVSEPIVLPGMVVPVELDDAARTAVDAAQASESGKLLIAPRLEDRYPTYGVIASIVQVGRIPGGGAAAVVRGERRAHIGSGTTGPGAALWVEVTEATEVEPTDETKALAAEYKKLLLAMLQRREAWQIVDVVNKISDPSALADTAGYASYLTDVQKRELLETEDVGQRLRLLIDVTAEHLAETEVNDKIADDVRSGMEKTQKEFLLRQQLAAIRKELGEGEPDGSDDYRARVEAADLPEKVREAALREVGKLERSSEQSPEGGWIRTWLDTVLDLPWNVTTEDSTDLASAREILDADHHGLDDVKDRIVEYLAVRARRTQRGLQVVGGRGSGAVMVLAGPPGVGKTSLGESVARALGRKFVRVALGGVRDEAEIRGHRRTYVGALPGRLVRAIGEAGSMNPVVLLDEIDKVGSDYRGDPSAALLEVLDPAQNHTFRDHYLDLDLDLSDVVFLATANVIENIPSALLDRMELVQIDGYTEDDKVAIARDFLLPRQRERAALTAEEVEVTDVALRKIAADYTREPGMRQFERLLAKALRKATTRLAKADEPLVIDEPDLVDYLGRPRFTPESEERTAVPGVATGLAVTGLGGDVLFIEANANDGDAGLQLTGQLGDVMKESAQIALSYVKAHAEQLGVDRAALDRQIHVHFPAGAVPKDGPSAGVTMVTALVSMATGRKVRSDVGMTGEVTLNGRVLPIGGVKQKLLAAQRAGLKTVFIPQRNEADLDDVPAEVLDALEVKPMTDVADIVAQALEPAEAAATVAA, from the coding sequence ATGTCTGAAAGCATCGCAGTGCCCGTGCTCTTCGTCAGCGAGCCGATCGTGCTGCCCGGGATGGTCGTTCCGGTCGAACTGGACGACGCCGCCAGGACCGCGGTCGACGCCGCACAGGCCAGCGAGAGCGGCAAGCTGTTGATCGCGCCGCGCCTCGAAGACCGCTACCCCACCTACGGCGTGATCGCGTCGATCGTGCAGGTGGGCCGCATCCCCGGTGGTGGTGCCGCCGCCGTCGTCCGCGGTGAGCGTCGGGCCCACATCGGCTCCGGGACCACCGGACCCGGCGCGGCACTGTGGGTGGAGGTCACCGAGGCGACCGAGGTCGAACCGACCGACGAGACCAAGGCGCTCGCCGCCGAATACAAGAAACTCCTGCTGGCGATGCTTCAGCGCCGCGAGGCATGGCAGATCGTCGACGTGGTCAACAAGATCAGCGACCCGTCTGCGCTCGCCGACACCGCCGGCTACGCGTCGTACCTCACCGACGTCCAGAAGCGCGAGCTGCTGGAGACCGAGGACGTGGGGCAGCGGCTGCGGCTATTGATCGACGTGACCGCCGAACACCTCGCCGAGACGGAGGTGAACGACAAGATCGCCGACGACGTCCGCAGCGGCATGGAGAAGACGCAGAAGGAGTTCCTGCTGCGCCAACAGCTGGCCGCGATTCGCAAGGAGCTCGGCGAGGGCGAACCCGACGGGTCCGACGACTACCGCGCCCGTGTCGAGGCCGCCGATCTGCCCGAGAAGGTGCGCGAGGCCGCGCTGCGCGAGGTGGGCAAGCTGGAACGCTCTAGCGAGCAGAGCCCCGAGGGCGGCTGGATCCGGACCTGGTTGGACACCGTGCTCGACCTGCCGTGGAACGTCACGACCGAGGACTCGACCGATCTGGCGTCGGCCCGGGAGATCCTGGACGCCGATCACCACGGGCTCGACGACGTGAAGGATCGCATCGTCGAGTACCTGGCCGTGCGCGCCCGTCGTACCCAGCGGGGGCTGCAGGTCGTCGGGGGCCGTGGTTCGGGCGCCGTGATGGTGCTGGCCGGCCCTCCCGGCGTGGGCAAGACCTCGCTCGGTGAGAGCGTGGCGCGGGCGCTGGGCCGCAAGTTCGTGCGCGTCGCCTTGGGTGGCGTGCGCGACGAGGCGGAGATCCGCGGTCACCGGCGCACCTACGTCGGCGCGCTGCCGGGTCGGCTGGTCCGGGCGATCGGCGAGGCGGGCTCGATGAACCCCGTCGTGCTGCTGGACGAGATCGACAAGGTGGGTTCCGACTACCGCGGCGATCCGAGTGCGGCGCTGCTCGAGGTCCTGGACCCCGCGCAAAACCACACGTTCCGCGACCACTACCTGGATCTGGATCTGGACCTGTCGGACGTGGTCTTCCTGGCCACGGCCAACGTGATCGAGAACATCCCGTCGGCGCTGCTGGACCGGATGGAACTGGTGCAGATCGACGGCTACACCGAAGACGACAAGGTGGCCATCGCGCGTGACTTCCTGCTGCCGCGGCAGCGGGAGCGGGCGGCGCTGACCGCTGAGGAAGTCGAGGTGACGGATGTCGCGTTGCGGAAGATCGCGGCCGACTACACCCGCGAGCCCGGTATGCGTCAGTTCGAGCGCTTGCTGGCCAAGGCGTTGCGCAAGGCCACTACCAGGTTGGCCAAAGCTGACGAACCATTGGTGATCGATGAGCCCGATCTCGTTGACTACCTTGGCCGTCCGCGCTTCACGCCGGAGTCCGAGGAACGGACCGCGGTGCCCGGCGTGGCGACCGGTCTGGCCGTCACGGGGCTCGGTGGTGACGTGCTCTTCATCGAGGCGAACGCCAACGACGGGGACGCCGGCCTGCAGTTGACCGGTCAGCTGGGTGACGTGATGAAGGAGTCGGCGCAGATCGCGCTGTCCTACGTCAAGGCGCACGCCGAGCAGTTGGGCGTCGACCGTGCAGCGTTGGATCGGCAGATCCACGTCCACTTCCCCGCGGGTGCGGTGCCGAAGGACGGTCCGTCGGCAGGTGTCACGATGGTCACGGCCCTGGTGTCGATGGCCACCGGGCGGAAGGTCCGCTCCGATGTCGGCATGACCGGTGAGGTCACGCTGAACGGTCGGGTGCTGCCGATTGGTGGGGTGAAGCAGAAGCTGCTCGCTGCCCAGCGGGCCGGCCTGAAGACGGTGTTCATCCCGCAGCGCAACGAGGCCGATCTGGACGACGTCCCGGCCGAGGTGCTCGACGCGCTGGAGGTGAAGCCGATGACCGACGTCGCCGACATCGTCGCCCAGGCGTTGGAGCCGGCGGAGGCGGCAGCCACCGTCGCGGCCTGA